The following coding sequences lie in one Hydrogenophaga sp. PBL-H3 genomic window:
- a CDS encoding SWIB/MDM2 domain-containing protein — MATAKKAPAKKAAPAKKAAAPAKKAAPAKKAAAPAKKAAPAKKAAAPAKKAAPAKKAAPAKKAAPAKKRTPNAAFMKALTPSAALAAIVGASPLPRTEVTKKIWDYIKKNKLQDSVNRRMINADAKLKEIFKKAQASMFEMTKLVNDHLK; from the coding sequence ATGGCAACTGCGAAAAAAGCTCCCGCGAAAAAAGCGGCCCCGGCCAAGAAGGCTGCTGCTCCGGCAAAGAAGGCAGCTCCTGCCAAGAAAGCCGCGGCACCTGCCAAGAAGGCCGCTCCTGCGAAGAAGGCTGCTGCTCCTGCAAAGAAGGCAGCTCCTGCCAAAAAAGCTGCACCCGCCAAGAAGGCAGCTCCCGCCAAGAAGCGCACGCCCAACGCTGCCTTCATGAAGGCACTGACCCCCAGCGCCGCTCTTGCCGCCATCGTGGGCGCCAGCCCCCTGCCACGCACCGAAGTCACCAAGAAGATCTGGGACTACATCAAGAAGAACAAGCTGCAGGACTCGGTGAACCGTCGCATGATCAATGCCGACGCCAAGCTCAAGGAAATCTTCAAGAAGGCCCAGGCCTCCATGTTCGAGATGACCAAGCTGGTCAACGACCACCTGAAGTGA
- the rraA gene encoding ribonuclease E activity regulator RraA has product MTNTPSFATCDLCDAHKNESSGAFRVLPPVFRNFGAVQRFCGPVVTVKCFEDNSLVKAAVDSAGEGRVLVVDGGGSLRRALLGGNLGAAAARNGWAGVLVDGCVRDIAELANCQTGIRALAPMPLPTEKRNEGQRDVAVQIQGVWVRPGDWLYADEDGIVVADRALL; this is encoded by the coding sequence ATGACCAACACACCATCATTTGCCACCTGTGACCTGTGCGATGCCCACAAGAACGAGAGCTCTGGGGCCTTTCGCGTGCTGCCACCCGTGTTCCGCAATTTCGGCGCGGTGCAACGATTCTGCGGGCCGGTGGTCACGGTCAAGTGCTTCGAAGACAACTCGCTGGTCAAGGCAGCGGTGGACAGCGCGGGTGAGGGCCGCGTGCTGGTGGTCGATGGAGGTGGCTCGCTGCGCCGTGCCTTGCTGGGCGGCAATCTGGGCGCCGCGGCTGCGCGCAACGGCTGGGCTGGCGTGTTGGTGGATGGTTGTGTGCGAGACATCGCTGAACTTGCGAATTGCCAGACCGGCATTCGAGCGCTGGCACCCATGCCGCTGCCCACCGAAAAACGCAACGAAGGCCAGCGCGACGTGGCGGTGCAGATTCAGGGCGTGTGGGTGAGACCAGGAGACTGGCTCTATGCCGACGAAGACGGCATTGTGGTGGCTGACCGCGCGTTGCTTTAA
- a CDS encoding sulfite exporter TauE/SafE family protein — MPLDPLLILELAVLGLGTGFLAGLLGIGGGMLMVPFITFILSTRGVEADLAVKMAIATSMATIIFTSISSVRAHHKRGAVRWDIVKGLAPGIVLGSMIASLGVFALLKGSWLAFFFAGFVSFSATQMLLDKKPKPTRTIPGTPGLLGAGGVIGFLSGLVGAGGGFVSVPFMTWCNVTIHNAVATSAALGFPIALANAVGYVIAGQGVQNLPAGAVGYIYLPALVVIACVSVLMAPLGVKAAHALPVKSLKRVFAGLLYLLAAYMLYKGLTA, encoded by the coding sequence ATGCCTTTAGATCCCCTGTTGATTCTTGAGTTGGCCGTGCTCGGCCTCGGTACCGGCTTCCTCGCCGGCTTGTTGGGAATCGGTGGAGGCATGCTCATGGTGCCCTTCATCACCTTCATCCTCTCGACCCGAGGTGTGGAGGCCGATCTCGCCGTCAAGATGGCCATCGCCACCTCCATGGCCACCATCATCTTCACCTCCATATCCAGCGTTCGCGCGCACCACAAGCGCGGCGCCGTGCGGTGGGACATCGTCAAAGGGCTCGCTCCCGGCATCGTGCTGGGTTCGATGATCGCCAGCCTGGGTGTGTTTGCCCTGCTCAAGGGCAGTTGGCTCGCATTTTTCTTCGCCGGCTTCGTGAGCTTCTCCGCCACGCAAATGCTGCTCGACAAGAAACCCAAACCCACACGCACCATCCCCGGCACCCCCGGCTTGCTCGGCGCGGGCGGCGTGATTGGCTTCCTCTCCGGCCTGGTCGGTGCGGGCGGTGGCTTCGTGAGCGTGCCGTTCATGACCTGGTGCAACGTGACGATCCACAACGCCGTGGCCACCAGCGCGGCGCTCGGCTTTCCGATTGCGCTGGCCAATGCGGTGGGCTACGTCATTGCAGGCCAGGGCGTGCAGAACCTGCCAGCGGGCGCGGTGGGCTATATCTACCTGCCTGCGCTGGTGGTGATTGCCTGCGTGAGTGTTCTGATGGCGCCGCTGGGTGTGAAGGCGGCCCACGCCCTGCCAGTGAAGTCGCTCAAGCGCGTGTTCGCCGGCCTGCTCTACCTGCTCGCCGCTTACATGCTGTACAAAGGGCTGACCGCTTAA
- a CDS encoding cell division protein ZapA, protein MNKPGSKQIEVQIMGQSYLLSCPPGGESSLLDAVERVDTAMCRIRDAGKVKARDRIAVLASLNLAFELSQKEAESFQASSFGQADNSAFAEAGGAFDHEPLDPQTQARVDELMRRLDQTLDKDGRLL, encoded by the coding sequence ATGAACAAGCCAGGCAGCAAGCAGATTGAGGTTCAGATCATGGGCCAGAGTTACCTGCTCTCGTGCCCGCCCGGCGGCGAGTCCTCGTTGCTCGACGCGGTGGAGCGCGTGGACACCGCCATGTGCCGCATCCGCGATGCGGGCAAGGTGAAGGCACGTGACCGTATCGCCGTGCTGGCCTCGCTCAACCTCGCCTTTGAACTGTCACAGAAAGAAGCTGAGAGCTTTCAGGCTTCTTCATTCGGGCAGGCCGACAACAGCGCGTTCGCCGAGGCCGGTGGCGCGTTCGACCATGAGCCGCTGGACCCTCAGACCCAGGCCCGCGTGGACGAACTCATGCGCCGCCTCGATCAGACACTCGACAAGGATGGGCGCTTGCTCTGA
- a CDS encoding DUF904 domain-containing protein: MADPKHLDQITERVERLLLRHEELQRTNALLVEQVHALQAERDSLKSRLMAARARIDALLERLAPSHIDPAHAPTDSHKDRA; encoded by the coding sequence ATGGCCGATCCCAAGCACCTTGACCAGATCACCGAGCGTGTCGAACGCCTGCTGCTGCGGCATGAAGAACTGCAGCGCACCAATGCGCTGCTGGTCGAACAGGTGCACGCGCTGCAGGCCGAGCGCGACTCGCTCAAGTCCCGCCTGATGGCAGCACGCGCACGCATCGACGCGCTGCTGGAGCGCCTTGCACCGAGCCATATTGACCCGGCCCATGCCCCCACCGACAGCCACAAGGATCGCGCATGA
- a CDS encoding TonB-dependent receptor: protein MKNCILRAPSAALALAVLAALPSHAQTVASGDLSETVVTATRFAEPLASLPLGVSVISADQIRASGASTVNEAVMKLLGVPGRQDSYGGGDYALDLRGFGTTSDSNQVVVLDGVRLNEADLGGTRLAGIPIDSVERIEVLRGSGSVLYGEGATGGVIVITTKAGNGTARRNSATLYGAVGSNALRELRANATVASGGFSLDLHGQRRETDNHRDNFRSETDGAGFTAQWSNDTVRLGLRHDRDALDTGLPGSLDAAQYAANPRQTDSPFDRASIRNERSGVFGEAMLGNWQLGVDAGWREKSLDTVQPTYVYGYDVDARQLAFKARHVSRWAGMQNSFVVGHDRGEWDRDVRGTFGSSVAEQTSRGWYLKDDLTLASGTRFSAGVRTEKLDKSVDDGFALFRLSERETAWELGVSQPLSSVTTVWGRVGNSFRLANVDEFSFTNPAVAIRPQTSRDLETGLRWARGEYKLEARLYRSNLTDEIGYDRLALGPMGGANINFDPTRRQGLEIDGDWKLSNTLSLGARVALRRSTFRDGPYSGKDVPLAPRRTLALRADWVPLAGHRVSGGVNFVGSQHPDFANVCRMPAYTTADARYAVQVKNMELSFGVNNLFDRDYYTQAFGCAGGQTTSIYPEAGRTFTAALRVSF from the coding sequence ATGAAAAACTGTATCTTGCGCGCGCCATCGGCCGCGTTGGCGCTGGCCGTTCTGGCCGCGTTGCCTTCCCACGCCCAGACCGTCGCATCGGGCGACCTGTCAGAGACCGTGGTCACCGCCACGCGTTTTGCGGAGCCACTCGCGTCGCTGCCGCTGGGCGTGAGTGTCATTTCCGCCGACCAGATCCGTGCATCGGGTGCCAGCACTGTCAACGAAGCGGTGATGAAGTTGCTGGGCGTGCCGGGCCGCCAGGACTCCTACGGTGGTGGCGATTACGCGCTGGACCTCCGAGGTTTTGGCACAACGTCTGACAGCAACCAGGTGGTGGTGCTTGACGGTGTGCGCCTCAACGAGGCCGATCTGGGCGGCACGCGGCTGGCGGGCATTCCGATCGATTCGGTCGAGCGCATCGAGGTCTTGCGCGGCAGCGGCTCGGTGCTGTACGGCGAGGGTGCCACTGGTGGCGTGATCGTGATCACCACCAAGGCCGGCAATGGAACGGCGCGACGCAACAGCGCCACCCTGTATGGCGCCGTGGGCAGCAATGCCCTGCGCGAGCTGCGCGCCAACGCAACGGTAGCCAGCGGCGGTTTTTCGCTGGACTTGCACGGTCAGCGCCGCGAGACCGACAACCACCGGGACAACTTCCGTTCCGAGACCGATGGTGCAGGTTTCACGGCCCAGTGGTCGAACGACACCGTGCGCCTGGGCTTGCGCCACGACCGCGACGCCCTCGACACCGGGCTGCCGGGGTCGCTTGATGCAGCCCAATACGCCGCAAATCCTCGCCAGACCGACAGCCCTTTCGACCGCGCCAGCATTCGCAACGAGCGCAGCGGCGTGTTCGGCGAAGCCATGCTCGGCAACTGGCAGTTGGGCGTGGACGCCGGCTGGCGTGAAAAATCGCTTGATACGGTGCAGCCTACCTATGTTTATGGGTATGACGTCGATGCGCGACAACTTGCTTTCAAGGCGAGACACGTGAGCCGTTGGGCCGGCATGCAGAACAGCTTCGTCGTGGGGCACGATCGTGGCGAATGGGATCGCGACGTCAGAGGCACCTTTGGATCGTCCGTGGCAGAACAGACCTCTCGCGGCTGGTACCTCAAGGACGATCTCACCTTAGCCAGCGGAACGCGCTTTTCCGCTGGCGTGCGCACCGAGAAACTGGACAAGAGCGTTGACGACGGTTTCGCGCTCTTCAGACTGTCCGAGCGCGAAACCGCCTGGGAGCTGGGTGTGAGTCAGCCGCTGAGCAGCGTTACGACGGTGTGGGGTCGCGTGGGCAACAGCTTCCGACTGGCCAACGTGGACGAGTTCAGTTTCACGAACCCGGCGGTGGCCATCCGTCCGCAGACCTCACGCGACCTGGAAACGGGGCTGCGCTGGGCGCGTGGGGAGTACAAGCTTGAAGCTCGCCTATACCGCAGCAACCTGACCGACGAGATCGGCTACGACCGCCTTGCTCTTGGACCGATGGGAGGGGCCAACATCAACTTTGACCCGACCCGCCGCCAGGGTCTGGAAATCGATGGTGACTGGAAACTCAGCAACACGCTGTCCCTGGGCGCTCGGGTCGCGTTGCGGCGCTCGACTTTCCGGGACGGACCTTACAGCGGCAAGGACGTGCCACTGGCGCCGCGCCGCACGCTGGCCCTGCGCGCCGACTGGGTGCCGCTGGCCGGCCACCGCGTCAGCGGTGGTGTGAACTTCGTTGGCTCGCAGCATCCCGATTTCGCCAACGTCTGCCGCATGCCGGCCTACACCACGGCGGATGCGCGTTACGCGGTGCAGGTGAAGAATATGGAACTGTCGTTCGGTGTGAACAACCTGTTCGACCGTGACTACTACACCCAGGCGTTCGGCTGCGCGGGCGGGCAGACCACGTCCATCTACCCCGAAGCTGGCCGCACCTTCACGGCCGCCTTGCGCGTGTCGTTCTGA